The following are encoded in a window of Salegentibacter mishustinae genomic DNA:
- a CDS encoding cryptochrome/photolyase family protein, with protein sequence MSKEVNIFWFRRDLRLDDNVGFLEALKSDKPVLPIFIFDTEILDKLPKNDARVTFIHEQLQEMRKEVQDDYSSSIAMYHGKPKEIFKQLIKEYQIAEVFTNHDYEPYAAQRDKEIAELLSENNIEFHTFKDQVIFEKDEVLKKDGDPYIVYTPYMRVWKEHFKSLDLKIHYTSQYLDNLIQNTRLPNLSLSDIGFKTSEVKVPDYDVTPTLIQQYENTRNIPGKDGTSRLGAHLRFGTVSVRKMVKKANAETNKTFFDELIWREFFMQVLYHNPDTVTESFKKKYDRIEWRNNEEEFEKWKSGKTGYPLVDAGMRQLNKSGFMHNRVRMLVGSFLCKHLLIDWRWGEAYFAEKLLDYEMSSNVGNWQWVAGSGVDAVPYFRIFNPTTQIDKFDKDKKYIKEWVEEFGTDDYPEKMVDHKEARERALKVYKEAVS encoded by the coding sequence ATGAGCAAAGAAGTGAATATTTTCTGGTTTAGACGTGATTTGAGATTAGATGATAATGTAGGTTTTCTCGAAGCTTTAAAATCTGACAAACCGGTTTTACCAATTTTTATATTTGATACAGAAATACTGGATAAATTACCTAAAAATGATGCTCGTGTAACTTTTATACACGAGCAACTTCAGGAAATGCGAAAAGAAGTACAAGATGATTATAGTAGTTCTATCGCGATGTATCACGGCAAACCAAAGGAAATTTTTAAGCAGTTAATTAAAGAATATCAAATTGCAGAAGTATTCACCAATCATGATTATGAACCCTATGCAGCTCAAAGAGACAAGGAAATAGCCGAGCTACTTTCTGAAAATAATATTGAATTTCACACTTTTAAAGATCAGGTTATCTTTGAAAAGGATGAAGTACTAAAGAAAGATGGCGATCCTTATATAGTTTACACTCCTTATATGAGGGTTTGGAAAGAGCATTTCAAATCTCTGGATCTAAAAATTCATTATACAAGTCAGTACCTGGATAATCTTATTCAAAATACCAGGTTACCTAATTTAAGCTTAAGTGATATTGGATTCAAAACTTCAGAAGTTAAAGTACCGGATTATGATGTTACTCCAACTTTAATCCAACAATATGAGAACACCAGGAATATTCCCGGAAAAGATGGTACTTCGAGGTTAGGAGCACATCTTAGGTTTGGAACAGTAAGCGTTAGAAAGATGGTAAAAAAGGCAAATGCCGAAACAAATAAAACCTTTTTCGATGAATTGATCTGGAGAGAGTTTTTTATGCAAGTGCTGTATCACAATCCCGATACTGTCACTGAATCTTTTAAAAAGAAATACGACCGTATTGAATGGCGCAATAATGAAGAAGAATTTGAGAAGTGGAAATCGGGTAAAACAGGTTATCCATTGGTAGATGCCGGAATGCGACAGCTAAACAAGTCTGGATTTATGCATAATCGCGTTAGAATGCTGGTAGGAAGTTTTCTTTGTAAGCATTTGCTTATAGACTGGCGTTGGGGTGAAGCTTATTTTGCCGAAAAACTATTGGATTATGAAATGTCTTCTAATGTTGGAAACTGGCAATGGGTAGCCGGTAGCGGCGTTGATGCTGTCCCATATTTTAGAATTTTCAACCCAACTACACAAATTGATAAATTTGATAAGGATAAAAAATATATTAAAGAATGGGTAGAAGAATTTGGCACCGATGATTATCCAGAAAAAATGGTAGACCATAAAGAAGCCCGCGAACGGGCTCTAAAAGTTTATAAAGAAGCGGTTAGCTAA
- a CDS encoding ATP-dependent DNA helicase gives MENLDASKFYKLLLSDLGFTAKAGQDLALQQLSRFVLSNNKDELFVLKGFAGTGKTTIISTLVKNLWQIKKSGVLLAPTGRAAKVISNYSKKEAFTIHKKIYFPKKSGGSGVQFVLQPNKHKNSIFIVDEASMISDTPTNSKLMENGSLLDDLIQFVYSGHNCQLILIGDTAQLPPVKMEISPALEAEKLQFSYNKQVNHIELDEVVRQAEESDILLNATKIRQSLQDGFYDSFQFELTPKADVVRLQDGYEIMNAIEDCYNELGNEETSFIVRSNKRANLYNQQIRSRILFQEEEISAGDYLMVVKNNYFWIKPNSEAGFIANGDIVKVLEIFGIKELYGFRFAEVQVQMVDYPKMRPFETVVMLDTLTSNTPSLSYEESNQLYQEVMKDYEDETSKYKKFMKVKNNKFFNALQIKFSYAMTCHKSQGGQWNTVFIEQPYLPEGVGKEYLRWLYTAVTRATDKLYLIGFKDDFFLNK, from the coding sequence ATGGAAAATCTTGATGCTTCTAAATTTTATAAACTTCTATTAAGCGATCTTGGTTTTACGGCTAAAGCAGGACAGGATCTTGCATTACAGCAACTTTCCCGTTTCGTTTTAAGCAATAATAAAGATGAACTTTTTGTATTGAAAGGCTTTGCCGGAACCGGTAAAACCACGATTATCAGTACCCTGGTGAAAAATCTCTGGCAAATTAAGAAATCGGGAGTTTTATTGGCACCTACGGGAAGAGCAGCAAAAGTGATCTCTAATTATTCAAAAAAAGAAGCTTTTACCATTCACAAAAAGATCTATTTTCCGAAGAAAAGTGGTGGAAGCGGCGTACAATTTGTGCTTCAACCCAATAAACACAAAAACAGTATTTTTATTGTAGATGAAGCTTCTATGATCTCTGATACGCCTACGAATTCCAAATTAATGGAAAATGGAAGCTTGTTGGACGATCTTATCCAATTTGTCTATTCAGGTCATAATTGCCAGCTTATCTTAATTGGGGATACCGCACAGCTACCTCCGGTAAAAATGGAAATTAGCCCTGCGCTGGAAGCTGAAAAACTTCAATTTTCTTATAATAAACAAGTAAATCATATAGAACTGGACGAAGTGGTGCGGCAGGCGGAGGAAAGCGATATTCTATTAAATGCCACGAAAATAAGGCAAAGCCTGCAAGACGGTTTTTATGATAGTTTTCAATTTGAACTTACTCCAAAGGCAGATGTGGTTAGACTACAGGATGGTTATGAGATCATGAATGCTATTGAAGATTGCTATAATGAATTAGGGAATGAAGAAACCAGTTTTATTGTTCGATCTAACAAAAGGGCGAATTTGTATAACCAGCAAATAAGGTCCCGTATTTTGTTTCAGGAAGAAGAAATTTCAGCCGGAGATTATCTTATGGTGGTAAAGAATAATTATTTCTGGATAAAACCTAATTCCGAAGCAGGATTTATAGCTAACGGAGATATTGTAAAAGTCCTGGAGATTTTTGGTATAAAGGAGCTGTATGGGTTTCGCTTTGCCGAAGTTCAGGTACAAATGGTAGATTATCCCAAAATGCGACCTTTTGAAACCGTAGTTATGCTAGATACGCTAACCAGTAATACGCCGTCGCTTTCTTATGAAGAATCTAACCAGCTTTACCAGGAAGTGATGAAAGATTATGAAGATGAAACTTCTAAATATAAGAAGTTCATGAAGGTGAAGAACAATAAGTTCTTTAATGCCTTACAGATCAAATTTTCTTACGCCATGACCTGCCATAAATCACAGGGTGGGCAGTGGAACACCGTTTTTATAGAACAACCTTACCTGCCAGAAGGCGTTGGTAAAGAATATTTAAGATGGCTTTATACCGCTGTAACAAGGGCAACAGATAAGCTATACCTAATAGGTTTTAAAGATGATTTTTTCTTGAATAAATAG
- the kdsB gene encoding 3-deoxy-manno-octulosonate cytidylyltransferase, which yields MNNPLKIIAMIPARYEASRFPGKLLKDLNGKTVITRTYEAAKNTELFQEVYVVTDSDEIFAEINKNGGKAIKSNKEHECGSDRIAEAVQDMDVDIVVNVQGDEPFIDKDSLAKLLVVFREDDASAIDLASLKTALSESDEITNPNNVKVITNKNDFAMYFSRFPIPYPRNTDAQVTYFKHLGIYAFRKQALIDFYNLPMLSLESAEKIEAIRFLEYGKNIKMVETQMQTIGIDTPEDLDKAREIWNN from the coding sequence ATGAATAATCCGCTTAAAATAATCGCAATGATTCCCGCCCGATATGAGGCATCTCGTTTTCCGGGGAAACTTTTAAAAGACTTAAACGGTAAAACAGTAATTACCAGGACTTATGAAGCTGCTAAAAACACCGAACTTTTTCAAGAAGTTTATGTGGTAACCGACAGTGATGAGATCTTTGCTGAAATAAATAAGAATGGCGGAAAAGCGATAAAAAGCAATAAGGAACACGAATGTGGCAGCGACCGAATCGCGGAAGCTGTGCAGGATATGGATGTTGATATCGTGGTAAATGTACAGGGAGACGAACCATTTATAGATAAAGACAGCCTGGCAAAATTACTAGTTGTTTTTAGGGAAGATGATGCCTCGGCCATAGATCTTGCCTCTTTAAAAACTGCCCTCTCCGAAAGTGACGAAATTACCAATCCTAACAACGTAAAGGTAATTACCAATAAAAATGACTTTGCGATGTATTTTTCAAGATTTCCCATTCCTTATCCAAGAAATACAGATGCGCAGGTAACTTATTTTAAGCATTTAGGTATTTATGCGTTTAGAAAACAAGCGCTTATAGATTTCTATAATTTACCGATGCTTTCTTTAGAATCTGCCGAAAAGATTGAGGCGATTCGATTCCTGGAATATGGTAAAAATATAAAAATGGTGGAAACTCAAATGCAAACCATTGGTATAGACACTCCCGAAGACCTTGATAAAGCCCGGGAAATTTGGAACAATTAG
- a CDS encoding SDR family NAD(P)-dependent oxidoreductase — protein MEKNILLIGGSTGIGLEIANQLVKENNVIVASRNKGELNDDIKHLEFDVLKDNIEDLDLPEKIHGLVYCPGSINLKPFKMLKHKDFEEEMNLNFLSLIKVVQGVMPKLKEAENASLVFFSTVAVKVGMPFHTSVAAAKGAIEGFAKSLAAEYAPSLRVNVIAPSLTDTPLAEKLLSNDSKKEKMSERHPLKRVGNAKDIANAATFLLSDENSWITGQIIGVDGGLSTLNIS, from the coding sequence ATGGAAAAGAATATTTTACTTATTGGTGGCTCAACCGGAATCGGACTTGAAATCGCCAATCAACTGGTTAAAGAAAATAATGTAATTGTTGCTTCAAGAAATAAAGGCGAATTAAATGATGATATAAAGCATTTAGAATTTGATGTTTTAAAAGATAATATTGAAGATCTCGATTTGCCGGAAAAAATACACGGGCTGGTTTATTGCCCCGGCAGCATAAACCTGAAGCCTTTTAAGATGCTAAAACATAAAGATTTTGAGGAAGAAATGAATCTTAATTTCTTAAGTTTGATAAAAGTGGTTCAGGGAGTAATGCCGAAATTAAAAGAAGCAGAAAATGCAAGTTTGGTGTTTTTTAGCACTGTTGCTGTGAAAGTTGGAATGCCCTTCCATACTAGCGTTGCCGCCGCGAAAGGTGCAATTGAAGGTTTCGCAAAATCTCTCGCAGCAGAATATGCTCCCAGCCTTCGCGTAAATGTGATCGCTCCATCTTTAACCGATACTCCATTAGCTGAAAAATTATTGTCTAATGATTCGAAGAAAGAGAAAATGAGTGAAAGACATCCTCTTAAAAGGGTTGGAAATGCCAAAGATATTGCGAACGCAGCTACCTTTTTGTTAAGCGATGAAAATAGCTGGATCACTGGACAAATTATTGGAGTAGACGGCGGACTTTCAACTTTAAATATTTCGTAA
- a CDS encoding DUF3822 family protein has protein sequence MATSNSTEQINLELSIQVSLDGLSFCTLNSVDNEVVDFKKIRFTQQLDPIKILAEIEKIFEDDKSLIEAKQVKLIFDNALYSFVPSTLFKEENASDYLKFNTKILKTDFIAHEEIGPTEIINVYIPYTNIINFFFEKFGEFEYQHLSTVLVENLLELPKVDRPQMFAHIKNKQFDLVVIENGKLLLCNSFSFTEKEDFLYYILFTAEQLNLKPEHFRLFLLGAISKASPLFKIAFEYIKHIELLETDFSFNKKEELTGLNELEEYVLLKSFV, from the coding sequence ATGGCGACGAGTAACAGTACAGAACAAATAAATTTAGAACTGTCCATTCAGGTTTCCCTGGATGGACTTTCTTTTTGTACCCTAAATTCTGTCGATAATGAAGTGGTAGATTTTAAGAAGATACGCTTTACCCAGCAGCTTGATCCTATAAAGATCTTAGCCGAAATTGAAAAAATTTTTGAAGACGATAAAAGCTTAATTGAAGCCAAACAGGTAAAACTTATTTTTGACAATGCGCTCTACAGCTTTGTCCCCTCTACTTTGTTTAAGGAAGAAAATGCTTCAGATTATCTAAAATTCAATACCAAGATCCTTAAAACCGATTTTATAGCACACGAAGAAATTGGTCCTACCGAAATCATCAATGTGTATATTCCATATACCAATATTATTAATTTCTTTTTTGAAAAATTCGGTGAGTTTGAATATCAGCATCTCAGTACTGTTTTAGTTGAAAACTTACTGGAATTACCAAAAGTAGATAGACCACAAATGTTTGCTCATATTAAAAACAAGCAATTTGATCTTGTGGTGATAGAAAACGGAAAATTATTGCTTTGCAATTCTTTCAGTTTTACCGAAAAAGAAGATTTTTTATATTATATTCTTTTTACTGCCGAACAACTCAATCTAAAACCAGAACATTTTAGATTATTTTTACTGGGAGCCATTAGTAAAGCTTCTCCCCTATTTAAAATTGCTTTTGAATATATAAAGCATATCGAGCTTTTAGAAACCGATTTCAGCTTTAATAAAAAAGAAGAACTTACCGGTTTAAACGAACTGGAAGAATATGTTTTATTAAAATCATTTGTATGA
- a CDS encoding DUF2911 domain-containing protein: MKKLLLFLCTAGLISAAQAQVKAPQASPFTKVEQKVGLTDVTLEYSRPGMRDREIFGDLVPYGEVWRTGANENTKITFSDDVTVQGKELKAGTYAIYTIPKEDEWEVKFYNDASNWGNPAEWNEEKVVLKATAEVMELPFEMETFTIMIDDLKNESAALNFVWANTVASLQFEVPTEEKAMASIEKTMNGPGAADYFAAATYYHDANKDLEQAYEWVNKSLEMGNPNAFWILRRKSLIAADLGKKEEAIAAAKKSLAEAEKAGNQDYVKMNKDSLKEWGAM; encoded by the coding sequence ATGAAAAAACTACTTTTATTTTTATGTACAGCCGGGCTTATCAGTGCTGCCCAGGCACAGGTAAAGGCGCCTCAAGCCAGTCCGTTTACTAAAGTTGAACAAAAAGTTGGACTTACCGATGTCACTTTAGAATATTCCCGTCCAGGAATGAGAGATCGTGAGATTTTTGGCGATCTGGTACCTTATGGCGAAGTATGGCGTACCGGTGCTAACGAAAATACCAAAATCACTTTTAGTGACGATGTTACTGTTCAGGGTAAAGAATTAAAAGCGGGAACTTACGCTATTTACACAATTCCGAAGGAAGACGAATGGGAAGTAAAGTTTTATAATGATGCTTCTAACTGGGGAAATCCTGCTGAATGGAACGAAGAGAAAGTAGTGCTAAAAGCAACTGCAGAAGTGATGGAACTTCCATTTGAAATGGAAACCTTTACAATTATGATAGACGATCTTAAGAATGAATCGGCTGCGCTCAATTTTGTATGGGCAAATACAGTTGCCAGTCTACAATTTGAAGTGCCTACCGAAGAAAAAGCAATGGCCAGTATTGAGAAAACTATGAATGGCCCGGGAGCTGCCGATTATTTCGCTGCTGCAACTTATTATCACGATGCCAATAAAGATTTGGAACAGGCTTACGAATGGGTAAATAAATCTCTTGAAATGGGTAACCCGAATGCCTTCTGGATTCTAAGAAGAAAATCGCTTATAGCAGCCGATCTTGGTAAAAAAGAAGAAGCAATTGCTGCTGCCAAAAAATCTTTAGCTGAAGCTGAAAAAGCCGGAAACCAGGATTATGTAAAAATGAACAAAGACTCTCTAAAAGAATGGGGAGCTATGTAA
- a CDS encoding ribonucleoside-diphosphate reductase subunit alpha has translation MPETIIKETQQDRLWWLNEESQQILNRGYLLKGETTKSAIERVANAAAKRLYKPELAEAFIEMIERGWMSLSSPIWANMGTERGLPISCFNVYVPDNIEGITHKLGEVIMQTKIGGGTSGYFGELRGRGSAVTDNGKSSGATSFMKLFDTAMDTISQGGVRRGAFAAYLDIDHPDIKEFLEIKNIGNPIQNLFYGVSVPDYWMQEMIDGDREKREIWAKVLESRQQKGLPYIFFKDNINRFKPQVYKDKNYVINSSNLCSEIALPSTEEESFICCLSSMNLELYDEWKDTEAVKLAIYFLDAVLQEFIAKTEDNYYLTPANKFAKRHRALGLGVMGWHSYLQKNRIPFEGLKAKGLTNSIFKEINEKATKASKELANIYGEPEVLKGYGLRNTTLMAVAPTTSSSAILGQASPGIEPFSSNYYKAGLAKGNFMRKNKYLKQLLQEKGLDTEETWRSIMLNHGSVQHLKELSDEERMVFKTFKEISQLEIIQQASVRQKYIDQAQSLNLNIPSDLPVREVNKLMIEAWQLGVKTLYYQRSQSVSKEFIANMVNCASCEA, from the coding sequence ATGCCAGAAACAATAATTAAAGAAACGCAACAAGACCGCTTATGGTGGCTTAATGAAGAAAGTCAGCAAATACTTAACCGCGGTTATCTATTAAAAGGAGAAACCACAAAATCTGCTATTGAGCGCGTTGCAAACGCAGCGGCAAAGAGACTCTACAAACCCGAATTGGCAGAAGCTTTTATAGAAATGATAGAGCGCGGCTGGATGAGTTTAAGTTCGCCAATTTGGGCCAATATGGGCACCGAGCGCGGATTACCAATTTCCTGTTTCAATGTCTACGTACCCGATAATATTGAAGGAATTACCCACAAACTGGGCGAGGTAATTATGCAAACCAAGATTGGTGGCGGAACTTCAGGCTATTTCGGGGAATTACGAGGTCGTGGCAGCGCGGTTACCGATAATGGCAAAAGTAGCGGAGCAACCAGCTTTATGAAACTTTTTGACACCGCTATGGATACTATTTCACAAGGTGGTGTACGCCGTGGAGCTTTTGCAGCTTACCTGGATATAGACCATCCCGATATTAAAGAATTTCTCGAGATAAAAAATATTGGAAACCCTATTCAAAATTTATTTTATGGCGTTAGTGTGCCCGATTACTGGATGCAGGAAATGATAGATGGCGATCGGGAGAAAAGAGAAATATGGGCTAAAGTTTTAGAAAGTAGGCAGCAAAAAGGTTTGCCCTATATTTTCTTTAAAGACAATATCAACCGGTTCAAGCCGCAAGTTTATAAGGACAAAAACTACGTTATAAATTCCAGCAATTTGTGTTCAGAAATCGCACTGCCCTCAACCGAGGAAGAGTCTTTTATTTGCTGTCTCTCTTCAATGAATTTAGAGCTTTATGACGAATGGAAAGATACCGAGGCAGTAAAACTGGCTATCTATTTTCTTGATGCCGTTTTACAGGAATTTATTGCTAAAACCGAAGATAATTATTACCTCACTCCTGCCAATAAATTTGCAAAAAGACACAGGGCACTGGGACTGGGCGTTATGGGCTGGCATTCCTATCTTCAGAAAAATAGGATTCCTTTTGAAGGTTTAAAAGCAAAAGGTTTAACGAATTCCATTTTTAAGGAAATTAATGAGAAAGCTACAAAAGCAAGTAAAGAATTAGCCAATATTTATGGCGAACCCGAGGTTCTAAAGGGCTACGGATTAAGAAATACTACTTTAATGGCCGTAGCGCCTACTACCTCTTCCTCTGCAATTTTAGGACAGGCATCACCTGGAATTGAACCTTTTAGCAGTAATTATTATAAAGCCGGGTTGGCGAAAGGTAATTTTATGCGGAAGAATAAATATTTAAAGCAACTGCTCCAGGAAAAAGGATTGGATACCGAAGAAACCTGGCGAAGCATCATGCTAAATCACGGAAGCGTACAGCATTTAAAAGAATTAAGTGACGAAGAGCGAATGGTTTTTAAAACCTTTAAAGAAATAAGTCAGTTAGAGATTATACAACAGGCTTCGGTTAGGCAAAAATATATAGACCAGGCACAAAGTTTGAATTTAAATATTCCATCAGATCTTCCGGTTAGGGAAGTAAATAAATTAATGATAGAAGCCTGGCAACTGGGAGTTAAAACGCTATACTACCAAAGAAGTCAAAGTGTTTCTAAAGAATTTATAGCCAATATGGTGAATTGTGCCAGTTGTGAAGCTTAG
- a CDS encoding RsmD family RNA methyltransferase: MRIISGTNKGKRLVAPKKLPVRPTTDMAKEALFNILNNTFQFSQLSILDLFSGTGNIAYEFASRGSKEITAVDANYDCVKFIKKTAQELDFNISTIKSDVFKFLEKAYVKADIIFADPPYDFEENEFLKIPQIVFEKNLLNQNGQLIIEHSKHTNLSNFPNFIEARRYGGSVFSFFENVE, from the coding sequence ATGAGAATAATTTCAGGAACGAATAAAGGAAAAAGATTAGTTGCTCCTAAAAAGCTACCGGTGCGCCCTACAACCGATATGGCTAAGGAGGCCCTTTTTAATATCCTGAATAATACTTTTCAATTCTCTCAACTAAGCATTCTAGATCTATTTTCAGGAACCGGTAATATTGCCTATGAATTCGCATCCCGCGGAAGTAAAGAAATTACAGCAGTAGATGCGAACTACGACTGTGTGAAATTCATAAAAAAAACGGCACAGGAATTAGATTTTAATATCTCTACCATTAAAAGTGATGTTTTTAAATTTCTTGAGAAAGCATACGTAAAGGCCGATATTATTTTTGCCGACCCTCCTTATGATTTTGAGGAGAACGAATTTCTAAAAATTCCTCAAATCGTCTTCGAAAAAAACCTACTTAATCAAAATGGACAATTAATAATTGAACACTCTAAACACACCAATCTCTCAAATTTTCCTAACTTTATTGAAGCCAGGCGATATGGAGGTTCTGTATTTAGTTTTTTTGAAAATGTAGAATAG
- a CDS encoding SRPBCC family protein, producing the protein MKIYTKRSVQKLPISLEKAWEFLSSPGNLKTITPNYMGFNIISGADRPMFAGQIIQYIVTPIAGIKTKWVTEITHVRDKEYFVDEQRFGPYALWHHKHFLKEIPGGVEMEDIIDYKLPLGILGQMAHPFLVAPKLKEIFDYRQKKLVELFGEFDENKVKNATLKQDILN; encoded by the coding sequence ATGAAAATCTACACTAAAAGATCGGTCCAAAAACTTCCTATTAGCCTGGAAAAAGCCTGGGAATTTCTCTCCAGCCCAGGAAATCTAAAGACCATTACACCAAACTATATGGGATTTAATATTATCTCTGGAGCCGATCGCCCAATGTTTGCCGGGCAAATTATTCAATATATAGTGACCCCTATAGCGGGAATTAAAACCAAATGGGTAACCGAAATCACTCACGTAAGAGACAAAGAATACTTTGTAGATGAACAGCGCTTTGGGCCTTATGCTTTATGGCATCACAAACATTTTTTAAAAGAAATACCCGGCGGTGTAGAAATGGAAGATATTATAGATTATAAGCTACCTCTGGGAATTCTGGGGCAAATGGCTCACCCATTTTTGGTGGCTCCAAAACTGAAAGAAATTTTTGATTACAGGCAGAAAAAACTTGTAGAGCTTTTTGGTGAATTCGATGAAAATAAAGTTAAAAACGCAACCCTAAAACAAGATATACTAAACTAA